One window from the genome of Bacteroidota bacterium encodes:
- a CDS encoding UpxY family transcription antiterminator — MESSTAFKNWYAIYTTPRAEKKVAERFEQAGFEYYLPLTKQLKRWSDRKKWVIEPLFKSYIFVKIDPSNYFNVLNIHGVVRFITFSGKAVPIPEREIETIKMLLAEFSDTIEVAENLKPGTPIEILAGPMMGIKGEMVEYRGEKRASIRIEYINQSVLVNIPSSFITPLAQEKPLPVES; from the coding sequence ATGGAAAGTTCAACAGCGTTTAAAAATTGGTATGCGATATATACCACCCCGCGTGCTGAAAAGAAAGTTGCGGAGAGGTTTGAACAGGCCGGTTTTGAATATTATCTCCCATTAACTAAACAATTAAAAAGGTGGAGTGATCGTAAAAAATGGGTTATAGAACCCCTTTTTAAATCGTATATATTCGTTAAAATTGACCCGTCAAATTATTTCAACGTTCTTAATATACATGGTGTTGTACGTTTTATAACATTTTCGGGTAAGGCAGTGCCAATTCCCGAACGTGAGATTGAAACAATAAAAATGCTGTTAGCTGAGTTTTCGGATACCATTGAAGTAGCTGAAAACTTAAAACCCGGAACGCCAATAGAAATTTTGGCCGGCCCGATGATGGGGATAAAAGGGGAGATGGTAGAATACCGCGGTGAAAAGAGAGCTTCGATAAGGATAGAGTACATTAATCAATCGGTATTGGTTAATATTCCGTCATCCTTCATCACGCCACTCGCACAAGAAAAACCCCTACCCGTAGAAAGTTGA
- a CDS encoding polysaccharide biosynthesis protein: MNWDNVLKKPSKSHIPRWVILLIDLSICLFSFVVAHYLRHNFILTSENYTALYAAIPVFLTVRFVSFYLTKTYHGIVRYSGTQDIIRIFVTLLVGSMVLVATNIVANSLPAINHFIIPHSVVIIDFFISLVLMTSSRFAYKHLYKQITKSDGGVNGNGIGKLNVIIYGAGDSGLITKRTLEQETKNRQRVIAFVDDNPSKAKKRIDGVPIYHTETHLEKLLRDNKVDEVIISIQNITKQRKKDIIEACLALNVKIKVIPPVEKWINGELSFSQFKKVNIEELLERDEIQLDLEKISENIKGKTIMITGAAGSIGSEIVRQLIPFYPNKLVLVDQAETPLYELEGRLKELFKHHGFSKTVDIIMADIRCHEKIEYIIANYKPDIIYHAAAYKHVPLMENNPDEAINTNVGGTKTLADLAVKYGIRKFVMVSTDKAVNPTNVMGASKRIAEIYVQSLNNWEGNTTTRFITTRFGNVLGSNGSVIPLFKKQIAEGGPITVTHPEITRYFMTIPEACQLVIEAGNMGRGGEIFIFDMGQSVKIVDLAKKMIKLSGLTLGKDISIEFTGLRPGEKLMEELLNDAENTLPTHHPKITIAKIKPYHYEVIQEEVTALIELLNVRDTELIVRKMKQIVPEFISNNSVFTSLDVVKLPS; the protein is encoded by the coding sequence ATGAATTGGGATAACGTGCTGAAAAAACCGTCAAAAAGTCATATACCCCGCTGGGTAATATTGCTTATAGATTTAAGCATATGTCTTTTTTCGTTTGTTGTAGCCCATTACCTGCGTCATAATTTTATATTGACGTCTGAAAACTATACAGCGTTGTACGCCGCAATTCCGGTGTTCCTAACTGTTCGTTTTGTCTCATTCTATCTTACCAAAACTTACCACGGTATTGTTCGTTACTCAGGTACTCAGGATATCATCCGTATTTTTGTTACTCTTTTAGTGGGCAGCATGGTGCTTGTAGCCACCAACATCGTTGCAAATAGCCTTCCCGCAATCAACCATTTTATAATTCCCCATTCAGTAGTAATTATAGATTTCTTTATCTCATTGGTATTAATGACTTCTTCGCGTTTTGCCTACAAACATTTGTATAAGCAAATCACAAAAAGCGATGGAGGTGTTAATGGCAACGGTATCGGTAAATTGAATGTTATTATTTACGGTGCAGGCGATTCAGGACTTATTACTAAACGTACGTTAGAGCAAGAAACCAAAAACCGCCAGCGTGTTATTGCCTTTGTGGATGACAACCCCTCAAAAGCAAAAAAACGTATCGACGGGGTGCCTATTTACCATACTGAAACACATCTTGAGAAGTTATTGCGTGATAATAAAGTGGACGAGGTGATTATCTCTATCCAAAACATTACCAAGCAACGTAAAAAAGATATTATCGAGGCTTGCCTTGCCCTGAACGTAAAGATTAAAGTAATCCCTCCCGTTGAAAAATGGATTAACGGTGAGTTGAGTTTTAGCCAGTTTAAAAAGGTAAACATTGAAGAGTTGCTTGAAAGGGATGAGATACAACTTGACCTTGAGAAAATAAGCGAGAACATCAAGGGTAAAACAATAATGATTACCGGTGCTGCCGGTTCTATAGGTAGTGAAATTGTACGCCAATTAATACCCTTTTACCCTAACAAATTGGTATTGGTTGACCAAGCTGAAACACCTTTGTATGAATTGGAGGGTAGACTTAAGGAACTGTTCAAACATCATGGGTTCAGCAAAACGGTTGATATTATTATGGCAGACATCCGCTGCCACGAAAAGATAGAATATATAATAGCCAATTATAAGCCCGATATTATTTACCATGCTGCTGCATACAAACATGTGCCGTTGATGGAGAACAACCCCGATGAGGCTATTAATACGAACGTGGGCGGTACCAAAACGCTTGCTGACCTTGCTGTGAAATACGGTATCCGTAAGTTTGTAATGGTATCTACCGATAAGGCAGTAAACCCTACCAACGTTATGGGGGCCAGCAAACGCATTGCTGAGATTTACGTTCAATCATTGAACAATTGGGAAGGCAATACCACTACCCGATTTATTACTACCCGTTTTGGCAATGTATTAGGCTCAAACGGCTCGGTAATTCCATTATTCAAGAAACAAATAGCCGAAGGAGGCCCGATAACCGTTACACACCCTGAAATCACCCGTTATTTTATGACTATTCCTGAAGCTTGCCAACTGGTGATTGAAGCCGGTAATATGGGCAGGGGAGGAGAGATATTTATTTTTGACATGGGACAGAGCGTGAAGATTGTTGATTTGGCCAAGAAGATGATAAAACTATCAGGGCTTACTTTGGGTAAAGATATCAGTATAGAATTTACCGGCTTGCGTCCGGGTGAGAAACTGATGGAAGAGCTGTTGAATGATGCGGAAAACACTTTGCCAACGCATCACCCTAAAATTACAATTGCAAAAATTAAACCCTACCACTACGAGGTGATCCAAGAAGAAGTAACTGCGCTTATCGAGTTGCTTAATGTAAGGGACACCGAGCTCATCGTTCGTAAGATGAAACAGATTGTTCCTGAGTTCATCAGCAACAATTCAGTGTTCACTTCGTTAGACGTTGTGAAACTACCTTCATAA
- a CDS encoding c-type cytochrome: MVHTSTLKRLLILPLALGIFATTPILAQDVAEGEKLFNENCTSCHVIDGAKSVGPNLRDVTKRRKEDWLLKWIKNSPAMIASGDPVAVKLYEENNKANMTEFGFLSDNQIKSILKYVESAPVATAAAAPAEGGASTSTEATSTVSSKKDEGFYSSTTMIILLVLAFVLLVMGLLLSRVQAMMKKMLAAKFPEEEELNQPSWYESKFTPWVKNLNPTITVLVLVLIVGVIGGGAYFKYANEEIGVQQGYAPVQPIAFDHSLHAGEYKMDCQFCHSTASISKQASVPSVNTCMNCHKSVDASAKYNGEVSPEIQKIRDAYKNNTPIKWVRIHNLPDHAYFNHAQHVSVGKLECQTCHGPIETMKKVEQFASLQMGWCVNCHREAKIDVENNDYYEKLHKDLKGMGRKGLTVAMNGGLECGKCHY; the protein is encoded by the coding sequence ATGGTGCATACTTCAACGCTTAAACGCCTTCTAATATTACCCTTAGCCTTAGGCATTTTCGCTACTACCCCTATTTTGGCACAAGATGTTGCCGAAGGCGAAAAATTATTTAACGAGAACTGTACTTCATGCCACGTGATTGACGGGGCTAAAAGTGTGGGACCAAACCTTCGCGACGTTACTAAACGTCGTAAAGAAGATTGGTTGTTAAAGTGGATTAAAAACTCACCCGCAATGATTGCCTCTGGCGACCCCGTTGCTGTGAAATTGTACGAAGAGAACAACAAAGCAAACATGACTGAGTTTGGTTTCCTTAGCGATAACCAAATCAAATCAATCCTTAAGTATGTTGAGTCTGCTCCTGTAGCTACTGCCGCAGCAGCTCCTGCTGAAGGCGGTGCTTCAACATCAACTGAAGCTACTTCAACAGTATCTTCTAAAAAGGATGAAGGTTTTTATAGTTCAACCACTATGATAATCTTATTAGTACTAGCCTTTGTACTACTTGTGATGGGCTTACTATTATCAAGGGTACAGGCTATGATGAAAAAGATGCTTGCTGCCAAATTCCCCGAAGAGGAAGAGTTGAACCAACCTTCGTGGTATGAAAGCAAGTTTACCCCTTGGGTTAAAAACTTAAACCCTACCATTACTGTACTTGTATTAGTACTTATTGTAGGTGTTATAGGCGGTGGTGCGTACTTTAAATATGCAAACGAAGAGATAGGTGTACAACAAGGTTATGCTCCTGTTCAGCCTATTGCATTTGACCACAGCTTGCACGCCGGCGAATACAAAATGGATTGCCAGTTCTGTCACTCTACTGCTTCAATCAGTAAGCAGGCAAGTGTACCTTCAGTAAACACTTGTATGAACTGTCACAAGAGTGTTGACGCTTCTGCCAAATACAACGGTGAAGTTTCTCCTGAAATTCAAAAAATACGCGACGCGTATAAAAACAATACCCCAATTAAATGGGTGCGTATACACAACCTACCCGACCACGCATACTTTAACCACGCACAACACGTAAGCGTGGGCAAACTTGAGTGCCAAACTTGCCACGGACCAATTGAAACCATGAAGAAAGTTGAGCAGTTTGCCAGCCTACAAATGGGATGGTGCGTAAACTGTCACCGTGAAGCTAAAATTGACGTTGAAAACAACGACTACTACGAAAAACTTCACAAAGACCTTAAAGGCATGGGCCGTAAAGGTTTGACAGTAGCCATGAACGGTGGTTTGGAATGTGGTAAATGCCACTATTAA
- a CDS encoding 4Fe-4S dicluster domain-containing protein, with protein sequence MENKTKYWKGLEELNREPGFVQANKNEFAEGLPLDEVFSESTMSLSSNRRDFLKYFGFSVSAVALAACNTAPVKNVIPYVTKPEEVNPGIPNWYATAYEGQPILVKTREGRPIKIEGNNKGFTGGGVDAAGHASLLSLYDSERLDAPMKDGKASDWKTVDKEITDKLTKIAAAGGAIRIVTGSVNSPSMLSAIAEFTAKYPTTQHVQYDAVSYSGILNANKMCFGKAVIPSYKFDKAKVIVSFEADFLGTWISPTEFTYQWSRNRRLLNGEKEISRHYQFEATLSLTGSNADVRMPIKPSKQGEYVVALYNAVAKLAGVDAIASGAKELGGNSIGNAAADLWKNKGNCVVVSGSNDHYTQCVVNGINLMLGNYGTTIDLDNYSKQYSATDDTFEKFVDELNNGTVKAVIMHGINPAYTYYNAKKFEAGIKKAELSVSAAYSIDETAKLCQYLTPDNHYLESWGDNETKAGYFAFTQPTMQRVFETRQVLESILVWAGNNTAAYDYIKNNWQTKMFGLQSKYTSFSQMWNESIQNGVFEMTAIATTAVTSAANMGEMASKIAKGAADAELEFVAYESSALRDGRDANNPWLQELPDPISKVTWDNFASLSKYNADLIKVKEGDTVNVTVGSVKFENVPVIIQPGQARNTVAIALGYGRKEGGKVAKEAGGVDVFPARSYKNDAITNVTSAGVKLEKGSARYELARTQTHHSIEGRDLVKETSLPAYQRDPRSGNHDHHGLIRDPKNNGQYYTLWEEHDNKGHKWGMAIDLNACTGCGACIVSCNAENNVPVVGRDEVRRRREMHWIRIDRYYRFSPTTPNPEDKQLGAGFTKAGDLGIGETDGYLDHPEMYDNVSVSHVPMMCQHCGHAPCETVCPVLATTHSNEGLNQMTYNRCIGTKYCANNCPYKVRRFNWFRYNDNNKFDYYMNNDLGKMVINPDVTVRTRGVMEKCSFCIQRIQYGKLQAKLQNRKLKDGDVKVACQQSCASGAIVFGDLKDPESEISRLYRNERAYHMLDELNVQPAVVYMTQVRNTEEIGAAHATKTEKKAEHEHAH encoded by the coding sequence ATGGAAAATAAAACTAAATACTGGAAAGGTTTAGAGGAACTGAACAGGGAACCCGGTTTTGTTCAAGCAAACAAAAACGAGTTTGCCGAAGGCCTTCCGCTTGACGAAGTGTTTAGCGAAAGCACAATGAGCCTTTCGTCGAACCGCAGGGATTTCCTTAAATACTTCGGGTTTAGTGTTTCAGCCGTTGCCTTGGCAGCCTGTAACACAGCCCCTGTTAAAAATGTTATACCCTATGTTACAAAGCCTGAAGAGGTGAACCCAGGTATACCCAACTGGTATGCTACTGCCTACGAAGGTCAGCCTATATTGGTAAAAACCCGTGAAGGTCGCCCTATTAAAATAGAAGGCAACAACAAAGGTTTTACCGGTGGTGGTGTTGATGCCGCAGGGCACGCATCGCTGTTGAGCTTGTACGATTCAGAAAGGCTTGATGCCCCGATGAAAGACGGCAAAGCAAGCGACTGGAAAACTGTAGATAAAGAAATTACTGATAAACTTACCAAAATTGCTGCTGCAGGTGGTGCAATCCGTATCGTAACAGGTTCGGTAAACAGCCCCTCAATGCTAAGCGCTATTGCTGAGTTTACTGCTAAGTATCCAACTACACAACACGTTCAATACGATGCAGTATCGTATTCAGGCATTCTTAATGCCAACAAAATGTGTTTTGGAAAAGCAGTAATCCCATCATACAAGTTTGATAAGGCTAAAGTGATTGTGAGCTTTGAAGCTGACTTTTTGGGTACTTGGATTTCTCCAACCGAATTTACTTACCAATGGTCTAGAAACCGTAGGTTGTTAAACGGTGAAAAAGAAATTTCACGTCACTACCAATTTGAAGCTACTCTTTCTCTTACCGGTTCTAATGCTGATGTGCGTATGCCCATCAAGCCATCAAAACAAGGCGAATACGTAGTGGCATTGTACAATGCTGTTGCTAAACTAGCCGGTGTTGATGCTATAGCAAGCGGTGCTAAAGAATTGGGTGGTAACTCAATAGGCAATGCTGCTGCCGACCTTTGGAAAAACAAAGGAAATTGTGTGGTAGTAAGCGGTAGCAACGATCATTACACACAGTGTGTTGTAAACGGTATCAACTTGATGCTTGGCAACTACGGTACTACTATTGATTTGGATAACTACTCAAAACAATACAGTGCTACCGATGATACGTTTGAGAAGTTTGTAGATGAGTTGAACAACGGCACTGTTAAGGCTGTTATCATGCACGGTATCAACCCTGCATATACTTACTACAATGCTAAGAAGTTTGAAGCAGGTATTAAAAAGGCTGAATTGTCTGTTAGCGCAGCATACAGCATTGATGAAACTGCTAAACTTTGCCAATACCTTACCCCTGATAACCACTACTTAGAGAGCTGGGGTGATAACGAAACCAAAGCAGGGTATTTTGCATTTACGCAACCTACCATGCAACGCGTGTTTGAAACCCGCCAAGTGCTTGAAAGCATCTTAGTATGGGCAGGTAACAACACTGCGGCTTACGATTACATTAAAAATAACTGGCAAACCAAAATGTTTGGTTTGCAAAGCAAATACACTTCGTTTTCACAAATGTGGAACGAAAGCATCCAGAATGGTGTGTTTGAAATGACTGCTATAGCTACTACTGCGGTTACTTCAGCTGCCAATATGGGCGAAATGGCGAGCAAAATTGCCAAAGGTGCTGCTGACGCTGAGTTAGAGTTTGTTGCTTACGAAAGCAGCGCACTACGCGACGGTCGTGATGCTAACAACCCTTGGTTGCAAGAATTGCCAGATCCTATCAGCAAAGTAACTTGGGATAACTTTGCCAGCCTTTCTAAATACAATGCTGACCTTATTAAGGTTAAAGAAGGCGATACAGTTAACGTTACTGTAGGTAGCGTTAAGTTTGAAAACGTTCCTGTAATTATCCAACCCGGTCAAGCACGTAACACTGTTGCTATCGCATTAGGTTACGGACGCAAAGAGGGTGGTAAAGTTGCAAAAGAAGCAGGTGGTGTGGATGTATTCCCGGCACGCAGCTACAAAAATGATGCGATAACCAACGTAACATCAGCCGGTGTTAAATTGGAAAAAGGCAGCGCTCGCTATGAGTTGGCTCGCACCCAAACCCACCACTCTATTGAGGGCAGGGATTTAGTGAAAGAAACCAGCTTGCCTGCATACCAACGTGACCCACGTTCAGGTAATCACGATCACCACGGGCTTATCCGCGACCCTAAAAACAACGGTCAGTACTACACCCTTTGGGAAGAACACGATAACAAAGGCCACAAATGGGGTATGGCAATCGACTTGAATGCTTGTACCGGTTGCGGTGCTTGTATCGTAAGTTGTAATGCTGAGAACAACGTTCCTGTTGTAGGTCGTGATGAAGTACGTCGTCGTCGTGAAATGCACTGGATACGTATCGACCGTTACTACCGTTTCTCTCCAACTACTCCAAACCCTGAAGATAAACAACTGGGTGCCGGTTTCACTAAAGCCGGTGATTTGGGTATCGGTGAAACAGATGGTTACTTAGATCACCCTGAAATGTATGACAACGTGAGCGTATCACACGTTCCTATGATGTGTCAACATTGCGGTCACGCTCCTTGCGAAACTGTGTGTCCTGTACTTGCTACAACTCACAGCAACGAAGGTTTGAACCAAATGACTTACAACCGTTGTATCGGTACTAAGTATTGTGCAAACAACTGCCCATACAAAGTGCGCCGTTTCAACTGGTTCCGTTATAACGACAATAACAAGTTTGATTATTACATGAATAACGACTTGGGTAAAATGGTTATCAACCCCGATGTTACCGTTCGTACCCGAGGTGTTATGGAGAAATGCTCATTCTGTATTCAACGTATCCAATACGGTAAACTTCAAGCTAAGTTGCAAAACCGCAAACTAAAAGACGGTGATGTGAAAGTAGCTTGTCAACAATCTTGCGCATCAGGTGCTATTGTTTTTGGTGATTTGAAAGATCCTGAAAGCGAAATCTCACGCTTGTACCGCAACGAACGTGCTTACCACATGTTGGATGAATTGAACGTTCAGCCTGCGGTTGTGTATATGACACAAGTTCGCAACACCGAAGAAATAGGTGCTGCACACGCAACCAAAACTGAAAAGAAAGCTGAGCACGAACACGCTCATTAA
- a CDS encoding hydrogenase — translation MYESPIREPLVTGGKTVADVTRDICRPMENKPTKAWWIGFIISVFCLGLLLWNLWTSSTQGLGLWGINKTVGWAWDITNFVFWVGIGHAGTLISAILLLFRQKWRMSINRSAEAMTIFAVMCAAIFPLFHMGRVWIGPYWALPMPNAFGSLWVNFNSPLLWDVFAISTYFSVSLLFWYLGLIPDIASVRDRATTKVRKFMYHFFAMGWDGSVRTWARYEVVSLILAGISTPLVLSVHTIVSMDFATSIVPGWHTTIFPPYFVAGAIFSGFGMVLTLLVIARKVMNYENYITSGHLEAMCKIVMLTGSMVGLAYITEFFIAWYSGVNYEQYAFLNRMSGEYWWAYWSMMTCNLIAPQVFWIKWARTTPWFIFVMSIIVNIGMWFERFVIIVTSLHRDYLPSSWVMYYPTPTEVGIFVGSFGLFFTFFFLFCRFLPVINMAEVKSILPHKHHDDEHGHDDHGHSHDHNHNDNH, via the coding sequence ATGTACGAATCTCCCATAAGAGAACCGCTTGTAACAGGAGGAAAAACGGTAGCTGATGTAACCCGCGACATTTGCCGCCCAATGGAAAACAAGCCCACCAAAGCCTGGTGGATAGGTTTCATCATTTCGGTATTTTGTTTAGGGCTACTGCTATGGAATTTGTGGACATCATCAACACAAGGTTTAGGCTTGTGGGGTATCAACAAAACTGTAGGCTGGGCTTGGGATATCACCAACTTCGTGTTTTGGGTGGGTATCGGTCACGCCGGAACCCTGATTTCAGCAATCCTTTTGCTGTTCCGCCAAAAATGGAGGATGTCTATCAACCGTTCAGCTGAAGCGATGACAATTTTCGCGGTAATGTGTGCCGCCATATTCCCTTTGTTTCACATGGGTAGGGTATGGATTGGACCTTACTGGGCGCTACCAATGCCTAACGCATTTGGTTCGTTGTGGGTAAACTTTAACTCACCATTGCTTTGGGACGTATTTGCGATATCAACTTACTTCTCAGTATCACTATTGTTTTGGTACTTGGGTTTGATTCCTGATATTGCTTCAGTACGTGACCGTGCTACAACCAAAGTTCGTAAATTTATGTACCACTTCTTTGCTATGGGCTGGGATGGTTCAGTACGTACTTGGGCACGTTACGAAGTTGTATCGTTGATTTTGGCAGGTATTTCAACTCCTCTGGTACTTTCGGTGCACACCATCGTATCTATGGACTTTGCTACCTCAATAGTTCCCGGATGGCACACTACCATCTTCCCGCCATATTTCGTTGCGGGTGCTATCTTCTCAGGTTTCGGTATGGTGTTAACGCTGTTGGTTATTGCCCGTAAGGTAATGAACTACGAAAACTACATCACATCGGGTCACTTAGAAGCAATGTGTAAAATCGTAATGCTTACCGGTTCTATGGTAGGTTTGGCATACATTACTGAGTTCTTTATCGCTTGGTACTCTGGTGTAAACTATGAGCAGTATGCGTTCCTTAACCGTATGAGCGGTGAGTACTGGTGGGCTTACTGGAGTATGATGACATGTAACCTTATTGCCCCTCAGGTATTTTGGATTAAATGGGCACGTACTACACCTTGGTTCATTTTTGTAATGTCAATCATTGTAAACATCGGTATGTGGTTTGAGCGTTTTGTAATTATCGTAACCTCACTACACCGTGATTACCTTCCTTCAAGCTGGGTTATGTATTATCCAACCCCAACTGAGGTAGGTATATTTGTGGGTTCATTCGGTTTGTTCTTTACCTTCTTCTTCTTGTTCTGCAGGTTCCTACCTGTAATCAACATGGCTGAGGTAAAATCAATCCTTCCTCACAAACACCATGATGACGAGCATGGTCATGATGACCACGGTCATAGTCACGACCACAATCATAACGATAACCACTAA
- a CDS encoding DUF3341 domain-containing protein, translated as MSNKTNNMLYGIYDDADQFLKSAYKMKDMGVPVEDCYTPHPVHGIEKAVGIKRTRLTIAAFLCGLTGTISAVTLEMYTNIFDWPMNIGGKPNGGYVPAFIPVTFELTVLFTAFGMMILFFYRNRMVHGQREKLVDLRQTDDLYIIAINMDEQHHSREEIAGVMMQNGAIETREKGVSK; from the coding sequence ATGAGCAATAAAACCAATAATATGCTTTACGGTATCTATGATGATGCCGACCAATTCCTGAAATCAGCTTACAAGATGAAGGATATGGGTGTGCCTGTTGAGGATTGCTATACCCCACACCCCGTGCACGGTATAGAAAAGGCAGTGGGCATTAAGCGTACCCGTCTTACAATTGCTGCATTTTTGTGCGGCCTTACCGGAACCATATCAGCTGTAACGCTTGAAATGTACACCAACATTTTTGATTGGCCAATGAATATAGGTGGTAAACCCAACGGTGGTTATGTACCTGCCTTTATTCCTGTAACGTTTGAGCTTACCGTGTTGTTTACTGCTTTTGGTATGATGATATTGTTTTTTTACCGTAACAGGATGGTACACGGTCAACGTGAGAAATTGGTTGACCTACGTCAGACAGACGATTTATATATCATAGCCATTAACATGGATGAACAACACCACAGCCGTGAAGAAATTGCCGGTGTGATGATGCAAAATGGTGCTATTGAAACAAGGGAGAAAGGAGTAAGCAAATGA
- a CDS encoding cytochrome c encodes MTKNILKLILPAMAAAVMLQSCGVAGGDDPGVEYAPDMYVSKGYEPMTQLESKQFQLVTVSGKTVMLTKDGKTMRDPVKGSIPRDLDFEAGHVLINNFLWMQYPYANSIGGKDSASKMLQNPIQLTEKSLANGKRLYNINCAPCHGVDGLGKGPVAAKVAGIPSYKSARILNLTDGGAYHTITYGLNNMGSYASVLTPQQRWEVIHYINYLKTN; translated from the coding sequence ATGACAAAGAATATATTGAAGCTTATACTACCCGCTATGGCTGCAGCAGTTATGTTGCAAAGCTGCGGTGTAGCAGGCGGTGATGATCCCGGTGTTGAATATGCACCTGATATGTATGTATCAAAAGGATATGAGCCTATGACCCAGTTAGAAAGCAAACAGTTCCAATTGGTAACTGTGAGCGGAAAAACGGTGATGCTTACCAAAGATGGTAAAACCATGCGTGACCCTGTAAAAGGTTCTATCCCTCGTGATTTAGATTTTGAAGCAGGCCATGTATTAATAAACAACTTTTTGTGGATGCAATATCCTTATGCCAATTCTATCGGCGGTAAAGATTCAGCTTCAAAAATGTTGCAAAACCCTATTCAGTTAACTGAAAAATCTCTTGCAAACGGTAAGAGGCTTTACAACATTAACTGTGCTCCTTGCCACGGTGTTGACGGTTTGGGTAAAGGCCCTGTAGCTGCAAAAGTTGCAGGTATTCCTTCATACAAATCAGCAAGGATACTTAACCTTACTGATGGTGGTGCATACCACACCATTACTTATGGTTTGAACAATATGGGTTCATACGCATCAGTACTTACCCCCCAACAACGTTGGGAAGTTATCCATTACATTAATTACCTAAAAACTAACTAA
- a CDS encoding quinol:cytochrome C oxidoreductase, whose amino-acid sequence MAHTENIQLADERYVMSSRTKMWVMVLIAVGLVLTVAGIIMHKSGASSHDAHHAALVSAGQETGHADAHHGPSWTARIWSNLLINSWFFFLISIMGTFFVAVNYLAEAGWSAAIKRIPEAMGAYLPVALITLLVTAIFGANELYHWMHEGVTDPNSPNYDSIIAGKSAFLNGGFLYGGIIVIVGLFILFTYLIRKNSLKEDEVGGLKHFNKSFRISATFTFIFAFAFSILTWLLVMSVDAHWFSTIYSVYNFATGFVSGMAVLTLLVLFLKSQGYLNFVNGEHLHDLGKYMFAFSIFWTYIWLAQYLLIWYANIPEEVTYYNARFDGPYSTHFWFNLALCFFFPFLWFMTRGNKRSTVPLVIGASVILVGHWSDVFILVTPGVMKENAHFGLLEIGMPILFAGIYIFMVLSALGKANLFPKNHPYLKESILHETGP is encoded by the coding sequence ATGGCACATACCGAAAATATACAATTAGCTGATGAAAGATATGTGATGAGCAGCCGCACCAAAATGTGGGTGATGGTGCTTATTGCAGTGGGCCTTGTGCTTACGGTGGCAGGCATTATTATGCATAAAAGCGGTGCAAGCAGCCACGATGCACACCATGCGGCATTAGTATCGGCAGGTCAAGAAACAGGACACGCTGATGCACACCACGGACCATCATGGACCGCCCGTATTTGGAGCAACTTGCTTATTAACAGTTGGTTCTTTTTCTTGATTTCTATCATGGGTACTTTCTTTGTAGCCGTAAACTACCTTGCAGAGGCAGGCTGGTCAGCTGCAATTAAACGTATCCCTGAAGCTATGGGAGCTTATTTGCCTGTAGCCTTAATAACTCTATTAGTAACAGCAATTTTTGGTGCAAATGAATTGTACCACTGGATGCACGAAGGGGTAACAGACCCTAACAGCCCAAACTACGACTCTATTATTGCCGGCAAATCAGCGTTTCTTAACGGTGGTTTCCTTTACGGCGGTATTATCGTAATCGTGGGTTTGTTTATACTATTCACTTACCTGATTCGCAAAAACTCTTTGAAAGAAGATGAAGTTGGTGGTTTGAAACACTTCAATAAATCGTTCCGTATTTCAGCAACTTTCACTTTCATCTTTGCTTTCGCATTCTCAATACTAACATGGTTATTGGTAATGTCGGTTGATGCACACTGGTTTTCAACCATCTATTCAGTATATAACTTTGCTACAGGTTTTGTATCGGGTATGGCTGTTCTTACCTTGTTAGTGTTGTTCCTTAAATCTCAAGGTTATTTGAACTTTGTTAACGGCGAACATTTGCACGATTTAGGTAAATACATGTTTGCCTTCAGTATTTTCTGGACATACATTTGGTTGGCTCAGTACTTATTGATTTGGTACGCAAACATACCTGAAGAGGTAACCTATTACAATGCCCGTTTTGATGGCCCTTACAGCACTCACTTCTGGTTTAACCTTGCATTGTGTTTCTTCTTCCCATTCTTATGGTTTATGACTCGCGGAAACAAACGCAGCACTGTGCCTTTGGTAATTGGTGCATCGGTTATATTGGTAGGTCACTGGAGCGACGTATTTATCTTGGTTACACCTGGTGTAATGAAAGAGAATGCACACTTTGGTTTGCTTGAAATTGGTATGCCGATATTGTTTGCAGGCATCTACATCTTTATGGTGTTGAGCGCTTTGGGCAAGGCAAACTTGTTCCCCAAAAACCACCCTTACCTGAAAGAGAGCATTTTGCACGAAACAGGTCCTTAA